In Falco naumanni isolate bFalNau1 chromosome 5, bFalNau1.pat, whole genome shotgun sequence, the following are encoded in one genomic region:
- the LAG3 gene encoding lymphocyte activation gene 3 protein, producing the protein MRPVSLVPLLTITLLVFSAGHVLPAVAEGEGREQKVWATAGSPAVLPCHRSPGKVGKSWKQLPGKTSVLWKRHGGSAHQEPHMVLEVGYSGLCKTALPMRPRVSLQDSALRNGNFSLRIDPVRSEDAGLYEAQVVYGVEVRSCRVELGVVTVTLSPPSPVVENEPLVLSCNSSHRASLVETRWFHNGRLVPTSATFCSLHGALSILQPAISDAGSWGCQLRYSDNEIISATYNLQILGFDGPANPVVYAASGSAAELPCTLSYLPSAFGSSTVTAHWSRLTGGHLQGWGIPQNLSSRNFPLHLPAVGPADAGQYRCAVSAGSKTISRDMTLVVITVTPSIQGPVSEGCHLLLFCSLTHPRGHERFQWKHLDAAPANSKLAVAASQHQQGHAHHMGPTLEILRVSQADTGMWECSVHGPEGRLGAVEYGLQVTGAQVSSPPTIFSGQVTFGLTLTLFLLLVVCILALALQKRKRSPAFPALEGMVAVMVPRKKEVEENQKEKIQQTEC; encoded by the exons ATGAGGCCGGTGTCCCTGGTGCCGCTCCTCACCATCACTCTGCTGGTGTTCAGTG CTGGCCACGTCCTGCCGGCAGTGGCagagggggaaggcagggagcagaaagTGTGGGCAACAGCGGGGAGCCCGGCCGTGCTGCCCTGCCACCGGAGCCCCGGGAAGGTGGggaagagctggaagcagctgcCCGGCAAGACATCTGTGCTGTGGAAGCGGCATGGGGGAAG TGCCCACCAGGAGCCACACATGGTGCTGGAGGTGGGCTACTCGGGCCTCTGCAAGACAGCGCTGCCCATGAGACCCCGGGTGTCACTCCAGGACTCTGCCTTACGCAACGGCAACTTCTCCCTGCGAATCGACCCGGTCCGGAGTGAGGATGCTGGGCTGTACGAGGCACAGGTGGTGTACGGCGTGGAGGTCCGCAGCTGCCGGGTGGAGCTGGGGGTGGTGACAG TAACCCTCAGCCCACCCAGCCCTGTGGTAGAAAATGAGCCGCTCGTGTTGAGCTGCAACTCCAGCCACCGGGCCAGCCTTGTGGAGACGCGCTGGTTCCACAACGGGCGCCTGGTCCCCACCTCCGCCACCTTCTGCTCCTTGCACGGGGCCCTTTCCATCCTCCAGCCAGCCATCAGTGATGCCGgctcctggggctgccagctcaGATACTCCGACAACGAGATCATTTCAGCCACGTACAACCTGCAAATTCTAG GTTTTGATGGCCCAGCCAACCCTGTGGTCTACGCTGCCAGCGGCTCTGCAGCTGAGCTACCATGCACCCTGAGCTACCTTCCCAGTGCCTTTGGGAGCAGCACGGTGACAGCCCACTGGAGCCGCCTCACAGGAGGACACTTGCAAGGCTGGGGCATCCCCCAGAATTTGAGCAGCAGAAActtccccctccacctcccagcGGTGGGGCCAGCTGACGCAGGGCAGTACCGctgtgctgtctctgctggCAGCAAGACAATCAGCAGGGACATGACCTTGGTGGTGATTACAG tcACTCCGAGCATCCAAGGACCGGTTTCTGAGGGGTGTCacttgctgctcttctgcagccTCACACACCCCCGGGGCCATGAACGTTTCCAGTGGAAGCATCTCGACGCAGCCCCTGCTAACAGCAAGCTGGCTGTGGCCGCTTCCCAGCACCAGCAAGGCCACGCACACCATATGGGCCCTACCCTGGAAATACTCCGGGTGTCACAGGCGGATACGGGCATGTGGGAATGCAGTGTACACGGCCCAGaaggcaggctgggagcagtggAGTATGGGCTGCAGGTCACAG GTGCCCAGGtctccagccctcccaccaTCTTCAGCGGGCAGGTTACTTTTGGGCTCACACTcaccctcttcctcctgcttgtGGTCTGTATTCTGGCCCTGGCCCTACAAAAAAGG aagcggtctcctgccttcccagcacTGGAAGGGATGGTTGCAGTCATGGTGCCAAGGAAGAAGGAGGtggaggaaaaccagaaagagaaGATCCAGCAAACCGAGTGCTGA